A region of the Ktedonobacteraceae bacterium genome:
CTTCCCACATGGGTAAACTGACTGGGGTAGAAATGCTTGCATCGGATTGTTGAAAATGTCCTGGTATGTGTGAGATACATACCCAATCAGTACACTGAGAAAGTCGGGATCAAACGGAGAGAGTTTTATCCTCGTTTCGCATTCAAATGTCTCCGCGAACGACCTCATACGCGGACGATCATGAAGGAAGCGGGAAGCTGCGTAATCGCCTTCAAGTTCCTCCTGAACGGTACCCGTTTTGTAAATCCCTGTGCCGATCTTTGCCAAACGCTTAATCTGGAAAAATGGGTGTCCATACATCCTGTGAAAATAAGCTGGCTCACGGTCGATCTGCGGAAAGAGAGAGCAGACCGCAGCGGAGGTATCTCTACCAGACATGATCAACAGTTTGTGCGCGAAGTAGATGTGAGTTAAGCTGTCCATTAATCGTCTCCTTCTTGATTGGGCCGGAAGTCACTTTAGCTGCAAGTTGCGCCTCTAGCTGTTTAGGCTCCAGTCGTTATGACATGATGCGGCGTCTCGCCCCTCGAGACGAGTAGCACATTCATGGCACACTGTTTTGTGATAAACTGCATCGCCTCCTTTGTCCTCCCCGCTATGTGTGGGGAGGAGACCACATTTGGTAACTGCAAAAGACTGTTTTCATGAGACGGGGGTTCGGGTTCAAAGACGTCTAAGCCTGCTCCAGCAATATTCCCCTCCGTCAGGGCACGATAGAGATCCGCTTCTTTAAGAACAGCGCCTCGCGAAACGTTTATCAGCACGGATGATGGCTTCATCATCTGCAACAGGTCCATGCCGAACATTCCCTTAGTCTCATTTGTCAAAGGAACCGCCAGTCCCACAATATCTACTTGTCGAACCAAGTCAGTCACAGCCAGAAAAGAAACTTGCATCTCGCGCTCTTTCTCCGAGTCCAAGGGTTTGCGCTTGTAGTAAAAGACCTGCATGCCGAAAGGGATTGCCCGAGTGGCGATTGCGCATCCTATTTGCCCCAAACCAACGATACCCAATGACTTGCCATTTAACTCCCAGATTCCTTGCTCCATGAGTTGAGCTTGAACCCATTGCCCTGCGCGCATAGCCGAATCAGCCAAGCACAGTCTCTTGTAGAGGGCTAATAAGAGCGCAAAAAAATGTTCAGCTACCGCTATCGCATTTCCGCCCTGCACATTGGCAACCCACACACCTCGTCG
Encoded here:
- a CDS encoding 2-hydroxyacid dehydrogenase gives rise to the protein MKRLLLLMPEQFAREAYPILSELLPDIHIVSLTPGQRYKAISTALEQADFLIWTGVEISEQLIAQGPQLKLIQKWGAGVDGIDVSAAGRRGVWVANVQGGNAIAVAEHFFALLLALYKRLCLADSAMRAGQWVQAQLMEQGIWELNGKSLGIVGLGQIGCAIATRAIPFGMQVFYYKRKPLDSEKEREMQVSFLAVTDLVRQVDIVGLAVPLTNETKGMFGMDLLQMMKPSSVLINVSRGAVLKEADLYRALTEGNIAGAGLDVFEPEPPSHENSLLQLPNVVSSPHIAGRTKEAMQFITKQCAMNVLLVSRGETPHHVITTGA